In Megalobrama amblycephala isolate DHTTF-2021 linkage group LG9, ASM1881202v1, whole genome shotgun sequence, the sequence CTCCTCACACACGCTCACATCATGCTCCTCACACACGCTCctcacatcacgctcctcacacacgctcctcacatcacgctcctcacacacgctcacatcacgctcctcacacacgctcctcacatcacgctcctcacatcatgctcctcacacacactcacatcactcctcacatcacgctcctcacacgctcctcacatcacgctcctcacatcacgctcctcacaTCAGGCTCCTCACACACgctcctcacacacactcacatcacgctcctcacatcacgctcctcacacacgctcacatcacgctcctcacacacgctcctcacacacactcacatcacgctcctcacacacactcacatcatGCTTctcacatcacgctcctcacatcacgctcctcacatcacgctcctcacaTCACGCTTctcacatcacgctcctcacacacactcacgctcctcacacacactcacatcacgctcctcacacacactcacatcatgctcctcacatcacgctcctcacacacgctcctcactcacactcacatcacgctcctcacacacgctcacatcacgctcctcacatcacgctcctcacacacgctcacatcacgctcctcacacacgctcctcacacacactcacatcatgctcctcacatcacgctcctcacatcacgctcctcacacacGCTCACATCACGCTcatcacgctcctcacacacgctcctcacacacactcacatcacgctcctcacatcacgctcctcacacacgctcacatcacgctcctcacacacgctcctcacacacactcacatcatGCTCCTCACACACGCTCACATCATGCTCCTCACACACGCTCctcacatcacgctcctcacacacgctcctcacatcacgctcctcacacacgctcacatcacgctcctcacacacgctcctcacacacgctcctcacacacgctcctcacatcacgctcctcacatcacgctcctcacacacactcacatcacgctcctcacatcacgctcctcacatcacgctcctcacatcacgctcctcacatcacgctcctcacacacTCCTCACACACgctcctcacacacactcacatcacgctcctcacatcacgctcctcacacacgctcacatcacgctcctcacacacgctcctcacacacactcacatcacgctcctcacacacactcacatcatGCTTctcacatcacgctcctcacacacgctcctcacacacgctcacatcacgctcctcacacacgctcctcacacacactcacatcacgctcctcacatcacgctcctcacacacgctcacatcacgctcctcacacacgctcctcacacacactcacatcacgctcctcacacacactcacatcatGCTTCTCACATCATGCTCCTCACACACGCTCCTCACACACGCTCACATCATGCTCCTCACACACGCTCctcacatcacgctcctcacacacgctcctcacatcacgctcctcacacacgctcacatcacgctcctcacacacgctcctcacatcacgctcctcacatcacgctcctcacacacactcacatcacgctcctcacatcacgctcctcacatcacgctcctcacacacTCCTCACACACgctcctcacacacactcacatcacgctcctcacatcacgctcctcacacacgctcacatcacgctcctcacacacgctcctcacacacactcacatcacgctcctcacacacactcacatcatGCTTctcacatcacgctcctcacatcacgctcctcacatcacgctcctcacacacgctcctcacacacactcacatcacgctcctcacatcacgctcctcacatcacgctcctcacaTCACACTCCTCACACACTCCTCACACACTCctcacatcacgctcctcacacacTCCTCACACTGCACATGCTAACATCACGTTTCTCactgtacgtgtgtgtgtgtctgcagacAGCAGCGCAGCAGGAGAACGCTCAACATCTCTAAAGAACGAGAAGAAGAAATCAGAAAGATCCTGCGAGCAAACCTGCAGAAGACCCAACAGAGAGTGAGACACACAACACTGATTGCATGTGTTCTGTTCAAAGCCAATGTGAATGTTCTGTGTAGAGTACCTGGATAACATGTCAGTGCAGTATACAACATAGCACACTGTGTCAGGTACCGTATCCCATAATGCAATGCACTAATAATGCAGCAGTAATTTCAACATCATCTTGACTCATTATTTGGTCAGACTGACAACATTTTTACTCTAGATTTAGATgaaaaaattctattttattGGCCTGACAAACAACTGTAACATTTGTGTAAATCACTCGCTGAATTAATCATGTATTATAATGAGGTCACATGATGACAGTGTAGCACGTgttgtttgaaatgtttatgCTTGCATATTGTGTTTCACACAGCAGGTGATATTAAGTGTGTACTGCAGTGTGCTAGTACTCAATTCTGGACATCAGTGCTCAGCTGTTAAGAATGGAAGTGGAGCACACGCTTCAGATGTCAGCGCTGTGACGTGTGTGTCTGTCGCTCAGTTCACTGCAGTCTTACAtattgcgtgtgtgtgtgcgtgtcatTAGTTGCGCTCGTACAGTCGACACACGCTGATGCCTGACGCTGAAGAAGATGACTGGAGCGAGACGCGGCTCAGGAAACAGCGCGTGGAAATGGAGCGGCGGGTGAGTGAGACCGAAAGAGACGAATATAAAGTGTGCTGAAGTGAAGCTGACGGACAGACAAACTTTATTTCTGATTATTTCACAGCAGTGATTCATTGAGTTTCCAGtcagtttttgtttatatagcGTTCTACACAGTGGATATTGTTTCTAAGCAGCATTACAGAAAAATTTTGCAGTGATAATGTCTCCAATTTCACCGTtcaatttaaagaaaataatgctttaatttatttgtatgtcTTTAAACGCTCAAGCCAAAGTAAAAGCCAATAATTTGTGGTGTCACTTTTCCAGATGAGTCACTTTCTGACGGTTCCTGCTAATCGCTCCGAGTCTCCTGCAGTGCGGAGAGGCCGCTTCGAGTCAGGTGACCTTCTCAGATGTTACTAGGGTCATTTAGTAACAGAATGTGGCATGAAGCATTTGAAATGTTCACGCTCTCTTCCAGACAGCCAAGTGCACACAGTCAGACCGAGTATCCTAGTCAGTGTTCCAGTCTCGCTCCCCGATGACCCTGAGGAGGCAGACGGATCCACACAGAGCCGGAACGGAGGCGCGCAGAAACCGGACGGTCTGCAGGACAGCCGAGGACGCAAGCAGAGCGTGAAGTTTGCTCTGGATGTGGAGGAGCAGAAACTGCCTCGATGTTTGAGTGATCCGGGTCCAAATAACCTGCTGGAGGAGGAAGAGCTGTTTTATCAGAAAGACTAAGAATGCTTGTTTGtctgtattttatttgttttatgcaGTGGAAAATGATTAAACTATTCTTTCTAGTGATCTGGTGAGTGCATGTGTCATGTACGTGTCACACTTGTCCTGTTTCAGGCCGTTTCCAGCTGTGTTTTCGGTGATTCGATCACAGTGGTCAGCTGAAATGCATTGCTGTTTCCACCTGATATTAACATGAGTCTTGTGTTCAGATTTAAGCCATGTAGGATTAGGTTAGGTTGGGGTTATACAGGCAAATGAAGAGGAAAAGGAAGGCCGCTGTTAGGTACAGTTCCAATGGCTAGTTTTGGTTCGTCCCATAGCGATCTGTTTATGTGATGTGCTCAAGCGTTTTTGACCTCCTCCGTATGTGCTTTCAGTGATCCGCTCacaaaacgttttagaccctGTTTTCATCTGTATTTATCAATGCCAGCTAGAAACGGCCAATGTTGCTTTTGCTCTTAAACATATTCTGATGTCAAGTGTTGTAGACAAATATAACATGCATCTGAATTTATGAAGTAAtagattttacattttttttttttttttttttttttttttttttagcagatGGAGAAGCAGCGCTCCTCACATGTTGCTCTTTCACTAGTGTTCAAAAGCATCCCATGATGCACCTCATGAACGTCTGGAGGGAGCAGAAGAAGCTCGAGTTTAAGAGTTTCTACAAAGAAGATCTTGAgcttaaatgaatgaaaatctGTATGATCATAACTGTTCTTTTACTTTTTTGAAAAAGATCTAAACACGTTGCCACACTTGGAAACTACAGCCGGTTCATTTCAGGTCCACACGTGACGTGATGTTAAAGCTGATCTGTTTCTGAGATACTTTATACTGAGAGCGAATTTCAGTCTGACGCCATCATTTATTTACACTGCAGTTCAAAATCTTGAGGTTATAAGATTTCTTttataaaagaaattaattctttcatcaaggatgcattaaattgatcaaaagtgacagtaaagacatttataatgtgaaAATACACTGCCGGCCAAAGAAAAAGTAGCTGTTTGAATTTAAATAGGCTTATGCTTAAGAGTCTACTAATGACtagatcattattgcagtgattattatgtttctagcatgttacatgtttggcaacagttcttttaaccctaattgatggagtgtgtagcttttcatttcttaaacaaacaTGTAgaaagacacatcatggccatattccaagatgacaaagccaagatttatcaggctcaaattgtgaaagaatggttcagagagcatgaatcattttcacacacggattggcacctctgagtccagaccttaatttcattgaaagtctttgggatgtgctggaggagactttgtAAAgagctcacctcttgcattgtcaatacaagatcttgaccaaaaatcaatgcacctcttgatggaaataccatcacaacatttatttccatcaagtctcctccagcacatcccaaagactttcaatgaatttaaggtctgtgCCAATCCCTGCTGAAgaatccagctaaaaccagcctaaaggctggttcacactgtgcaattttggccacgatttggttgtctgagacaaattttggaaatcctaaaagattcctataatcctagcCTAAAAcctgtagtctttgatcgctagtttgacatgttcacagaCAGCCGGTTAATGACTGTTGCGATCAAATTTGACCTCcgacgaaattctggcagtgtcagaagatttggtgcacagtcctgcagtgtgacttctcctacgacaAATGTCAAATTTGTCTTTGTTTATTATCAAAATTAATGATACATTTGTCTTTATTAtccaccatttcagtcccgtGTGTAACGCAGCTCACTGTCATCGAACGTGtgggttgatgatgtaaaactcagACAAGTTTTCATGTGCACGTCCGTTTTTAACGCATCTTGCctgtcgtacagtctgacataatTGAcggctgagatcccacagtgtgacacgaggatcatgttcgtacagtctgacaagcaaccatcgtaaaggactattataaatcgcacagtgtgcacccggCTTAAGCTGGTGTTCAGgtggtttaagctggtctcccagcctctCAGTCTCCTAGCTAACCAAAACCCCTCTAATACCAGCTATGATCCGGCTGTGAGACTAAGTTGgtcaggctggttttagctggttttTCAGCTGggaattcatgtgtgaaaatgattcttcatgttctctgaaccattctttcacaatttgagcccaATTAATCTTGACATTGTTATCCTGGAGTATGGTCATGGTTAAACTGTTCAACTGTTGACAAACAtgtaacatgctagaaacataataatcactgtaataatgatccagtcataaACTCTCAagcatttgcatatttaaatccAAACGGTGACTTTtttggctgggcagtgtagatttctatttcaaataaatgctgttcttttgatctttctattcgtcaaagaatcctgaagaataaaatgtatcagtttccacaaaactctgaagcagcacaactgttttcaacattgataataatcataaatgtttcttgagcagcaaatcatcatatcagaatgatttctgaaggatcatgtgacactgaagactggagtaatgatgctgaaaattcagctttggtcacaggaataaattacactttactatatattcacatagaaaacagctgatttacattagaataatatttcactgttttactgtatttttaatcaaataaatgcagctggtgagcagaagagactctttcagaaacattataacatcttaccgaccccaaacttttatttttagttcaGTGTAACAGACTGGCATCTACTCTTTAAGGGATGTTGGATGGACGTGTTTTAGGTGTTTTGGacatatttgctttattttcagAATAACTGGCAAGTTTGACCTTTAATGTACATGTAAAGCCCAAAGAGACTCATTTGAGACTGAAGCGTCACTGTTGAGACAAACATGAGTCTCCTGAGACACAATTACTGAAACCATCCCAAACAGACTCGCTCAGATCAACACGAGAGTCTCAGGATCAGATCTCAGATCTACAGTGAATCATGGACTTCAGTGGAAGCTGGAAACTGTGTGAACAGGAGAATGCAGAGGCGTTCCTCAGAGCCATCTGTGAGTTATACAcgtataatgtttatttaatgcattcGCTTTCAGTATACTATGCCAGTTTTTTGATTTTCTTGTAAATTGAAAGTTTCTAgaaatgttgtgaaataaaattgtttttgtgaGCACAGCAGTTCCAGAGATTTACATTAAAATGATGAAAGAAGTGAAACCTCTGACAACGATTCAGCAAAACGGAGATGAATTCAGCATCTGTGTGAAAACTCCCCTCAGGAGCAACACAAACACCTTCACCATCGGCACCGAGGCCGAGTTCAACACCATGGACGGCAATAAGATCAAGGTGATCCATTCAAGTGTGAAGAAGATTAACACTTAAACAGTTATTACTTTTATAAAGCGGCGATAACAGCAAAGTGACAAAATACACCacagtttaaatatatattcaagCGAAAAATAATTGGAAGAAAAAGTAGTTAATTAGTCTGTAGAGAGTCTGTAGAACTCTGTCTGTGGTTACCGAGcaacgagtgtgtgtgtgtgtgtgtgtgtgtgtgtgtgtgtgtgtgtgtgtgtgtgtgtgtgtgtgtgtgtgcaggtatAATACAGACACTGTGTGTTCATACAGCTGTATCGCAGCCATATCATCAGATCTTATAACGAGTTCCTTTGGTTTCAGGCAACAGCTCGACTCGTCGATGGAAAGATTGTGATTGAATCGGATAAATTCACACACGTGAGGGAGATCCAGGGCGAGGAGATGATCGAGGTCAGGTGACAATCATTCACTCATGTATGTCAGCACAGAGATGATGTcatttctcttttctttctgGTTTCAGACACTCACAGCTGGAAGTGCGACTCTCATCCGGAGGAGCCGGCGCGTTTAACAGTTCAATAATGGATGTTAAACTTTTAatctttaaatttttttttatctttttactgTCTGATATGCAGTGAGATCCAGGCAGATGAAGACGTTgatgaaacattttattttgttgaatgaagaaaataaaaattaaataaagtaataatcAATAAAGAATAAATGATAACCTACTTTGAATAATTGAGTATTGAGTACattgttgaaataaaattaacttgagTCTAACAACAAGTCtaaagtcacacacacacacacacacacatagcctATAAGTGTAAGAAAAACTTGCATTCCCCCTAAAGGTCTGTTTCGGTCTGATGGAGTGATTTATTATGTGACAgtgatatatttatttatatttattgttaggAGGGTCGTGACTGTTGCATGATAGACTCAAATAGATAAACGAAGCATGGTTTTAACACCTTTGGAACAAAATATAGCGAAGTTTACCCTTTTCTAATATCTAACGTAAATTTCATTGCTGGAAATATACCGTGAATCACAAATTCTGAGAAACACCGTCGCTCGTGCAGTATTTGGAAAACTCAACTACCAAAATATCTCTTGACATATAGGAATATTTGAATATAACAGGCCTATTCTTGAATAACACTACATAAATAAGATGAAATAGAGTAAACGATAATCAGAAATGAGTAACATGATGAGTAAATACATGAATATATGATAAAGAATACATGGATAAATGAATATAAAGATAAAATTGATAGCCATTAATCATAAATGgataatatgaatataaataatatgaataaagAAATTATGATAAACATTGACCATTTGGATACATAACTGACACAACAGTAAATGTTtgagaaaaaataatttaatataaaaaacgTTCTTCTAGAGATTGAAATAGGCTAAGTTtgtgtgctttatttttctttctgacctttaattaaaaaaataattgaccTCATCAGTTTGTTTACAGTGTtgaggaaagttacttttaaaagtaatgcaatacAATTTTGTGTTAGTTACTTTTAATGGAAAGCTTGATTGTttgattttttaataataaataaaaactttcacaccaaaagtgaaatgaataagccttcTGCAGAAGAACAGGACGCAAGAGAAGAAAGTTCCACAATCTTATTTTAGcaataaaatcaaaaattaAATGTGCTTATTTTTTGCTTATTGGGTTAGGTTAAAAGtgaagacattggttaataagtaaggaataattgacaacgggccgttgaattcttagataataatgcacacctgaggtggtAATGCGGACACGACGCGAAGCGGAGTATAAGcagacacaataaaacgcatt encodes:
- the fabp10b gene encoding fatty acid-binding protein, liver, whose translation is MDFSGSWKLCEQENAEAFLRAISVPEIYIKMMKEVKPLTTIQQNGDEFSICVKTPLRSNTNTFTIGTEAEFNTMDGNKIKATARLVDGKIVIESDKFTHVREIQGEEMIETLTAGSATLIRRSRRV